In one Mycobacterium sp. NBC_00419 genomic region, the following are encoded:
- a CDS encoding aminodeoxychorismate/anthranilate synthase component II: MQVLVVDNYDSFVFNLVQYLGQLGVHAQVWRNDDARLVNADAVAAEFDGVLLSPGPGTPERAGASIPLVRACAASGTPLLGVCLGHQAIGVAFGGTVDRAPELLHGKTSTVYHTNAGVLQGLPNPFTATRYHSLTILPETVPAELEVTAKTRGGVIMAVRHVELPIHGVQFHPESILTEGGHRMLANWLGYCGAAPAETLVSRLEQEVADTVRHATANDPLLAAGRSAATGG, from the coding sequence GTGCAGGTCTTGGTCGTCGACAACTACGACAGCTTCGTGTTCAACCTGGTCCAGTATCTGGGCCAGCTAGGCGTGCACGCGCAGGTCTGGCGCAACGACGATGCCCGCCTGGTCAACGCCGACGCTGTCGCCGCGGAATTCGACGGCGTCCTGCTGAGTCCCGGCCCGGGCACACCCGAGCGCGCAGGGGCCTCTATCCCGCTGGTGCGCGCGTGCGCGGCGTCGGGTACACCGCTGCTGGGGGTCTGCCTGGGTCACCAGGCGATCGGCGTGGCCTTCGGTGGCACGGTGGACCGGGCGCCCGAACTGCTGCACGGCAAGACCAGCACCGTCTATCACACGAATGCCGGTGTGCTGCAAGGGCTTCCGAATCCCTTCACCGCGACGCGCTACCACTCGCTGACGATCCTGCCCGAGACGGTGCCCGCCGAGCTCGAGGTGACAGCGAAAACTCGCGGCGGCGTGATCATGGCGGTGCGCCACGTTGAGCTGCCCATCCACGGGGTGCAGTTCCACCCCGAGTCGATCCTGACCGAGGGCGGTCACCGGATGCTGGCCAATTGGCTGGGCTACTGCGGCGCCGCGCCCGCCGAGACTCTGGTGAGCCGGCTCGAGCAGGAAGTGGCCGACACCGTGCGGCACGCGACCGCCAACGACCCGCTGTTAGCGGCGGGCAGGAGCGCAGCGACCGGGGGTTGA
- the pknB gene encoding Stk1 family PASTA domain-containing Ser/Thr kinase, giving the protein MTTPQHLSDRYELGEILGFGGMSEVHLARDTRLHRDVAVKVLRADLARDPSFYLRFRREAQNAAALNHPAIVAVYDTGEAETATGPLPYIVMEYVDGVTLRDIVHTDGPMPPRRAIEVIADACQALNFSHQHGIIHRDVKPANIMISKTGAVKVMDFGIARALADAGNSVTQTAAVIGTAQYLSPEQARGESVDARSDVYSLGCVLYEVLTGEPPFVGDSPVAVAYQHVREDPVPPSQKHSGISAELDAVVLKALAKNPENRYQTTAEMRTDLVRVHNGEAPEAPKVFTPAERTSMMNATPGVPSRSETTDEIPRPGQFVERDRSGGSIGRWLIAVAVLAILTVVVTVAINMVSGSPRDVQVPDVRGQASADAIAALQNKGFKIRTQQKPDNTVPPDHVINTDPAGNSQAGAGDEVVINVSTGPEQREVPDVSSLSYAEAVQKLKAAGFGKFKQTDSASAPEQKDKVLSTIPPANQTSAITNEITIVVGSGPQTAAVPVVSGQTVDVAGQILTASGFLKFFPVPVDGTEPNGQVVGSEPAAGQIVPQDTVIQVQVSKGNQFVMPDLKGQFWLDAEPNLRALGWTGVMIKGPNADNSGVRSNGVVTQSPAAGTAVDFGATVTLSFAS; this is encoded by the coding sequence ATGACCACCCCGCAGCATCTGTCGGATCGCTACGAACTGGGCGAGATCCTGGGCTTCGGCGGCATGTCCGAGGTGCATCTGGCCCGCGACACCCGTCTGCACCGCGACGTGGCGGTCAAGGTGCTGCGCGCTGACCTGGCCCGCGACCCCAGCTTCTATCTGCGGTTCCGCCGCGAAGCCCAGAACGCCGCGGCGCTGAACCATCCGGCGATCGTGGCCGTCTACGACACCGGCGAGGCCGAGACGGCGACCGGCCCGCTGCCCTACATCGTGATGGAGTACGTCGACGGGGTGACGCTGCGCGACATCGTCCACACCGACGGTCCGATGCCGCCGCGGCGGGCCATCGAGGTGATCGCCGACGCCTGCCAGGCGCTGAACTTCAGCCACCAGCACGGCATCATCCACCGCGACGTCAAGCCGGCCAACATCATGATCTCCAAGACCGGCGCGGTGAAGGTGATGGACTTCGGCATTGCCCGCGCACTGGCCGACGCCGGCAACAGCGTCACCCAGACCGCCGCGGTGATCGGCACCGCCCAGTACTTGTCCCCGGAGCAGGCCCGCGGCGAGTCCGTCGACGCCCGCTCGGACGTCTACTCGCTGGGCTGTGTGCTCTACGAGGTCCTCACCGGCGAGCCGCCTTTCGTCGGTGATTCGCCGGTGGCGGTGGCCTACCAGCACGTCCGTGAAGACCCGGTGCCGCCGTCGCAGAAGCATTCGGGCATCTCTGCCGAACTCGACGCCGTCGTCCTCAAGGCGTTGGCCAAGAACCCCGAGAACCGCTATCAGACGACGGCCGAGATGCGCACCGACCTGGTTCGGGTGCACAACGGCGAGGCGCCCGAAGCACCCAAGGTGTTCACCCCTGCCGAGCGCACCTCGATGATGAACGCCACCCCCGGCGTGCCGTCACGCTCCGAGACCACCGACGAGATTCCGCGGCCGGGCCAGTTCGTCGAGCGGGACCGCTCCGGCGGCTCGATCGGGCGCTGGCTGATCGCCGTCGCGGTGCTGGCGATACTCACCGTCGTGGTGACGGTCGCGATCAACATGGTCAGTGGCAGTCCGCGCGACGTGCAGGTGCCCGACGTGCGGGGCCAGGCTTCAGCCGATGCGATCGCGGCCCTGCAGAACAAGGGCTTCAAGATCCGCACCCAGCAGAAGCCGGACAACACGGTGCCGCCCGACCATGTCATCAATACCGATCCGGCGGGCAATTCGCAGGCCGGGGCGGGCGACGAGGTCGTCATCAACGTCTCCACCGGGCCCGAGCAGCGCGAGGTTCCTGACGTGTCCTCGCTGAGCTACGCCGAGGCGGTGCAGAAGCTCAAGGCCGCCGGGTTCGGCAAGTTCAAGCAGACCGACTCGGCGTCGGCGCCGGAGCAGAAGGACAAGGTGCTCTCGACGATCCCGCCGGCCAATCAGACCTCGGCGATCACCAACGAGATCACGATCGTCGTGGGCTCGGGGCCACAGACCGCGGCGGTACCCGTGGTGTCCGGGCAGACGGTGGACGTCGCGGGACAGATTCTCACCGCCTCGGGCTTCCTGAAGTTCTTCCCCGTTCCGGTCGACGGCACCGAGCCCAACGGCCAGGTCGTCGGCTCGGAGCCGGCGGCGGGACAGATCGTTCCCCAGGACACCGTGATCCAGGTCCAGGTGTCCAAGGGCAACCAGTTCGTGATGCCCGACCTCAAGGGTCAGTTCTGGCTGGACGCCGAACCGAATCTGCGGGCACTGGGGTGGACGGGTGTGATGATCAAGGGCCCCAATGCCGACAACAGCGGCGTCCGCAGCAATGGCGTGGTCACCCAGAGTCCCGCGGCGGGCACCGCCGTGGACTTCGGAGCGACGGTCACGCTCAGCTTCGCGTCGTAG
- a CDS encoding DUF881 domain-containing protein: protein MRLTQRRRDQTHAAPTTTAAPHSAWRYGVPVVCLLAGLLLAATHGVSGGGEIRRSDAPRLVDLVHDAQNSVDRLSAQRDALAAQVDSTHGASAGTALTAMKARADELAGDAGLEPVHGPGLVVTLSDAQRDANGRFPRDASPDDLVVHQQDIEAVLNALWSAGAEAIQMQDQRIINTSAPRCVGNTLLLNGRTYSPPYVVTAIGDAGAMQAALGAAPLVTLYKQYVVRFGLGYSEQVRSDVEVAGYTEPVRMRYAQPAGPVGY, encoded by the coding sequence ATGAGATTAACGCAGCGACGCCGCGACCAGACACACGCGGCACCGACGACGACCGCGGCCCCGCACTCGGCGTGGCGCTACGGCGTCCCGGTGGTGTGCCTGCTGGCCGGTCTGCTGCTGGCCGCCACCCACGGGGTCTCCGGTGGCGGTGAGATCCGCCGCAGCGATGCACCACGGCTGGTGGACCTGGTGCACGACGCGCAGAACTCCGTCGACCGGCTCAGCGCCCAGCGTGATGCCCTGGCCGCCCAGGTGGACTCCACCCATGGTGCCTCGGCAGGCACGGCGCTGACGGCGATGAAAGCCCGCGCCGACGAGCTCGCCGGTGACGCCGGGCTGGAGCCGGTGCACGGCCCCGGCCTGGTGGTGACGCTCTCGGACGCGCAGCGCGACGCCAACGGCCGCTTTCCCCGCGACGCGTCCCCGGACGACCTGGTGGTCCATCAGCAGGACATCGAGGCCGTCCTGAACGCGCTGTGGAGCGCTGGCGCCGAGGCGATCCAGATGCAGGACCAGCGGATCATCAACACCTCCGCGCCCCGTTGTGTGGGCAACACCCTGCTGCTCAACGGCCGCACCTACAGCCCGCCGTACGTCGTCACCGCGATCGGCGACGCGGGCGCAATGCAGGCCGCGCTGGGCGCCGCGCCGCTCGTCACGCTCTACAAGCAGTACGTGGTGCGGTTCGGGCTCGGATACAGCGAGCAGGTGCGCTCCGACGTCGAGGTCGCCGGCTACACCGAACCGGTGCGGATGCGCTACGCCCAGCCCGCCGGTCCTGTCGGATATTGA
- the cwsA gene encoding cell wall synthesis protein CwsA — protein MGRKTEPKLTSRQRLNRGLHYTAVGPVDVTRGVVGLTVHSAESAAAGVRRRYRNTRAARQQLALEAAAVKQVVSELPAALQEARTAPHRRRRLLVFGGLGLATLVGGAVAFSIVRRSMQPEPSALPPSVEVAPKP, from the coding sequence ATGGGCCGAAAGACCGAACCGAAGCTCACCTCCCGGCAGCGTCTGAACCGCGGACTGCACTACACCGCGGTCGGCCCGGTCGACGTCACGCGCGGTGTGGTCGGGTTGACCGTGCACTCGGCCGAGTCGGCCGCCGCGGGCGTGCGCCGCCGATACCGCAACACCCGCGCCGCCCGCCAGCAATTGGCCCTGGAGGCGGCCGCGGTCAAACAAGTGGTCTCCGAGTTGCCTGCCGCCCTGCAGGAGGCGCGCACAGCGCCCCATCGCCGGCGGCGCCTACTGGTGTTCGGCGGTCTCGGCCTGGCGACACTGGTCGGCGGTGCGGTGGCGTTCAGCATCGTGCGCCGCTCCATGCAGCCCGAGCCGTCCGCGCTGCCCCCCAGCGTCGAGGTCGCCCCGAAGCCGTAG
- a CDS encoding PH domain-containing protein gives MQQTEWAPNPAGIAALGLVGFVMAIACVTVVTDPPGRILTGVAAVGLILFATGSWRARPRLAITPEGLVYRGWFRSQTLRNPDISLIRITEFRRIGRKVRLLEIDTTDNRLIVLSRWDLGTEPLTVLDALTAAGYAGR, from the coding sequence GTGCAGCAAACTGAGTGGGCGCCCAATCCGGCGGGTATCGCAGCTCTCGGCCTCGTGGGTTTTGTGATGGCTATCGCCTGTGTGACCGTGGTCACAGACCCTCCGGGGCGCATTCTCACCGGCGTTGCCGCGGTGGGCCTCATTCTGTTTGCAACCGGCTCCTGGCGTGCCCGGCCCCGGCTGGCAATCACGCCTGAGGGCCTGGTGTACCGCGGCTGGTTCCGTTCACAGACTTTGCGGAACCCGGACATCTCGCTGATCCGCATCACCGAGTTCCGGCGCATCGGCCGCAAAGTCCGACTTTTGGAAATCGACACCACCGACAACCGGCTGATCGTGCTCAGCCGGTGGGACCTGGGTACCGAGCCGCTGACCGTGCTCGACGCGCTCACCGCCGCGGGCTACGCCGGGCGGTGA
- the crgA gene encoding cell division protein CrgA translates to MPKSKVRKKNDFTVKSVSRTPVKVKAGPSSVWFVVLFIGLMLIGLIWLLVFQLAASGYDTPSALQWMSNLGPWNYAIAFAFMITGLLLTMRWR, encoded by the coding sequence ATGCCCAAGTCCAAGGTTCGCAAGAAGAACGACTTCACCGTCAAGTCGGTCAGCCGTACCCCGGTGAAGGTGAAGGCCGGACCGTCGAGCGTGTGGTTCGTCGTGCTGTTCATCGGTCTGATGCTGATCGGGCTGATCTGGCTGCTGGTGTTCCAGCTTGCGGCCTCCGGGTACGACACCCCCAGCGCGCTGCAGTGGATGTCGAACCTGGGCCCCTGGAACTACGCGATCGCGTTTGCCTTCATGATCACAGGGTTGTTGCTCACGATGCGGTGGCGGTGA
- a CDS encoding L-serine ammonia-lyase, which yields MAVSVFDLFSIGIGPSSSHTVGPMRAAARFVTRLAERGVLGSTERIRVHLYGSLGATGAGHGTVGAVVLGLAGADPETVDPAEVTSRVQAVRDTGRLVLGGGRTIDFDIDSDIALRLDRLDFHSNGMAFEALGGGGEPLDRRIYFSVGGGAVLDEDEAAAPVGGLAEVPYPFGTAKELVALAVGRRCSIAELMADNERALGRHEDLRAGVLEIWAVMQDCVRAGLAHRGVLPGGLAVKRRAGALAVQLEAKPDDPLYALDWTTVYALAVNEENADGGRVVTAPTNGAAGVIPAVLHYYSRFVTGASDDGVVQFLLTAAAIGVLFKANASISGAEVGCQGEVGSACSMAAAGLTAVLGGTPAQVENAAEIGIEHNLGLTCDPVGGLVQIPCIERNAVAAVKAITAARMAMHGDGTHYVSLDTAIKTMRETGADMAEKYKETAKGGLALNVVEC from the coding sequence ATGGCCGTTAGCGTCTTCGACCTGTTCTCGATCGGCATCGGCCCCTCGAGTTCGCACACTGTCGGGCCGATGCGGGCCGCCGCCCGCTTTGTCACCCGGCTCGCCGAACGGGGTGTCCTCGGCTCGACCGAACGGATTCGGGTGCACCTGTACGGATCCCTCGGGGCCACCGGAGCCGGGCACGGAACCGTCGGCGCGGTGGTGCTCGGGCTGGCCGGTGCCGATCCTGAGACCGTGGACCCCGCCGAGGTGACCAGTCGCGTGCAGGCCGTGCGCGACACCGGACGCCTGGTGCTAGGTGGTGGCCGGACCATCGACTTCGATATCGACTCCGACATCGCACTTCGCCTGGACCGCTTGGATTTTCACTCCAACGGCATGGCCTTCGAGGCACTCGGCGGCGGCGGGGAGCCGCTCGACCGGCGGATCTACTTCTCCGTCGGCGGCGGAGCGGTGCTCGACGAGGACGAGGCGGCGGCACCGGTTGGTGGCCTCGCCGAGGTGCCCTATCCGTTCGGTACCGCAAAGGAATTGGTGGCACTCGCTGTCGGTCGCCGGTGCAGCATCGCCGAGTTGATGGCCGACAACGAGCGGGCACTGGGCCGCCACGAGGACCTCCGCGCGGGTGTGTTGGAGATCTGGGCGGTGATGCAGGACTGCGTGCGCGCCGGTCTGGCCCACCGCGGCGTGTTGCCGGGCGGGCTGGCGGTCAAGCGCCGAGCCGGCGCACTGGCTGTCCAGTTGGAGGCCAAACCCGACGACCCGTTGTACGCGCTGGACTGGACGACGGTGTACGCGCTGGCCGTCAACGAGGAGAACGCCGACGGCGGCCGGGTCGTCACCGCACCGACCAATGGCGCCGCCGGGGTGATTCCCGCTGTGCTGCATTACTATTCGCGCTTCGTCACCGGGGCATCGGACGACGGGGTGGTGCAGTTCCTGCTGACCGCGGCCGCGATCGGTGTGCTGTTCAAGGCGAATGCGTCGATCTCCGGTGCCGAGGTGGGCTGTCAGGGTGAGGTCGGCTCAGCGTGCTCGATGGCCGCGGCCGGGCTGACGGCGGTGCTCGGCGGGACGCCGGCACAGGTGGAGAACGCTGCCGAGATCGGCATCGAGCACAACCTCGGGCTCACCTGCGATCCGGTGGGCGGCCTGGTGCAGATTCCGTGCATCGAACGCAACGCGGTGGCCGCGGTCAAGGCCATCACTGCCGCGCGGATGGCGATGCACGGCGACGGCACCCATTACGTGAGCCTCGACACCGCCATCAAGACCATGCGCGAGACGGGGGCCGATATGGCCGAGAAGTACAAGGAGACCGCCAAGGGCGGACTCGCCCTCAACGTCGTGGAGTGCTGA
- a CDS encoding peptidylprolyl isomerase, translated as MAHCEFVTSPIATATATLHTNRGDIKIALFGNHAPKTVANFVGLAQGTKEYSTQNASGSTAGPFYDGAVFHRVIDGFMIQGGDPTGTGRGGPGYKFADEFHGELQFDKPYLLAMANAGPGTNGSQFFITVGPTPHLNRRHTIFGEVVDPESQKVVDAIATTSVDRNDRPTEAVVIESITIS; from the coding sequence GTGGCACACTGTGAATTCGTGACGAGCCCCATTGCGACCGCGACAGCGACCCTGCACACCAACCGCGGCGATATCAAGATCGCCCTGTTCGGCAATCACGCCCCCAAGACCGTTGCCAACTTCGTCGGCCTGGCCCAGGGCACCAAGGAGTACTCGACGCAGAACGCGTCGGGCAGCACCGCAGGCCCCTTCTACGACGGTGCGGTGTTCCACCGCGTCATCGACGGCTTCATGATCCAGGGCGGCGACCCGACCGGCACCGGCCGCGGCGGGCCGGGCTACAAGTTCGCCGACGAGTTCCACGGTGAGCTGCAGTTCGACAAGCCGTACCTGCTGGCCATGGCCAACGCCGGGCCGGGCACCAACGGCTCGCAGTTCTTCATCACGGTGGGCCCGACCCCGCATCTGAATCGCCGGCACACCATTTTCGGTGAGGTCGTCGACCCGGAGTCGCAGAAGGTCGTCGACGCCATCGCCACCACCTCCGTCGATCGCAACGACCGGCCCACCGAGGCGGTCGTGATCGAGTCGATCACCATCTCCTGA